The Shewanella mesophila genome contains the following window.
CTTGGCTGCCATTTAGCTTAAACGCGGCCTCCAAGTCTGCTCCAACGCAGGCCTTGGCACCTAGTGCAGACATGACCACTGAAAAACCCGTTATCTACCAGGTATTCACCCGCCTTTTTGGCAATACCAATACCACCAATAAGCCATGGGGAACCATCGCAGACAACGGCGTGGGTAAGTTCAGTGACTTCACTCCCCTAGCCCTTGAAAGTATCCACGCCCTCGGTGTTAGCCATATCTGGTATACCGGTGTGCCCCATCATGCTGTGGTTAATGACTACCGCAATATCGGCATCACTTTAGACGACCCCGATGTAGTAAAAGGCCGAGCGGGATCACCCTATGCCGTTAAAGATTACTATAACGTCAATCCAGATTTGGCGGACAAGCCAGCTAATCGATTAGCAGAGTTTGAAGCCTTAATTGCGCGCACACATCAAGCTGGCATGAAGGTCATTATCGATATAGTACCCAATCATGTGGCTAGGAATTATCATTCCTTATCCAATCCTAAAGGTGTCATCGACTTTGGGAGGCAAGATAATACTGCCCTTGAATACGATAAAAACAACAACTTCTATTATGTTGTAGATACCCCCTTTAGCGTCCCAGATCTGCAGCAGCCGCCACTCGGTGGCCAACCCCATCCCTTAGTTGATGGCCAGTTTGTTGAGTCGCCAGCCAAATGGACTGGCAACGGCTCGCGTTTGGCCAAACCCGATGCCAATGACTGGTATGAAACAGTAAAAATAAACTATGGCGTTAAACCAGACGGAACGTTTGATTTCCCGCATCTTCCCAAAGGCTTTGATACTAAAACGGCTGCTGAACACTTTACATTCTGGAATAACATTTCCGAAAGCGAGATCCCAGACTCATGGAAAAAGTTTAACCAAATCGCCCAGTACTGGTTAGCTAAGGGCGTAGATGGCTTTCGCTACGACATGGCAGAAATGGTGCCCGTCGAATTTTGGAGCTACCTTAACAGTCAGATAAAACACGTCAATCCCAATGCACTGCTGCTTGCGGAGGTCTACACCCCGTCACGGTATCGAGACTATATTCACTTAGGGAAAATGGACTATCTTTATGACAAAGTTGGCCTCTATGACACCCTAAAGGCCATTATCCAAGGTCAGCAGTCAACCAGTGCCATCGAAACCGATCGCCTGAATGTTGTCGATATTGCTTCCCATATGCTGCACTTTTTAGAGAACCATGATGAACAGCGCATAGCCAGCCCTGAATTTGCCAGCGATCCGATTAAAGCACTGCCAGCAATGGTGGTATCGACCACCTTGAGTAACGCGCCCACCTTAGTCTATTTTGGCCAAGAGGTCGGTGAAGATGGCAGCGAAAACGCGGGTTTTGGTCAGCCCTCAAGAACCAGTATTTTTGATTATGTTGGTGTGCCCGCTCATCAGAGGTATATGAATCATGGTAAGTTCGATGGCGCAATGTCTTCAGAAGAAGAGCTAAAACTTCGGGATTTTTACGCAAAGCTGCTTAATCTGAGTCACCAAGCGCCCGCCTTACTCGGAGAATATACGCCATTAGATGACTTTAACCGTCAACTGACGACTAGCATCGAGGATAAAGGAGACCCTAAGAGATACAGCCAGGGATATGATGATCAAACCTTTGCTTTTGCTCGGTATAGCCTGCAACAAAAGCTGGTTATCGTGACCAACTTTTCAAGTGAGCAAGCCAAAATCCTCAATCTGGCGCTGCCTAAGCCACTCATCGACAAATGGCAGCTAAAAGTGGGTCAATACCAGATGACAGATCTGTTGACCGACCGAGTTATTAAAGCAAGGCTGAAGGTGGATCAAACAAACACGCACATCGCACTCGAGCTTGCCCCGCTTGAGTCCTTGATATTGCAAGTGGAACCAGAGTAAACGGCGTGTTTTAACTAACCTGAACTCGGGTTAACGATTAAATATGCAGCGAAAATCCCCCTCGAATGCGAGCATTGAGGGGCTTTCAATTCAGTTATTGCACGAGACTTGCGGCACTATTTTTTACTGTCTGTCCAAGGGTTAAATGCGGGTTTATCTTGGCTAACATCAGACTGACAGACTGAGTTAGCGTTAGACCTAGATTTAGCACTTGTAGGCGCTATTGAGCTCGGCTTTGGCTTCGCTTTAAAATTCGGCTTTAGCTTTGATTTAGAACTTGATTTTGAACCTGTCTTTAAGCTTGGATCTGCCACGATCCGTTTACCATTTTCATCACGCTTCGCCTTAGGCACATAATTAAGAATAGAATCGGGTACCGCCTTGCGCGGCACAAACCCCGTTATCTCACGGCGTTCGAGTAGATGCCCCAACCGGCTCTCAATCATACACAGGTTTTTAAAATCGTCTTTTGATACCAAAGAGATAGCTTGGCCCTGTGCGCCCGCTCGTCCTGTTCGACCAATCCGATGCACATACTCATCGGCGGGGAAAGGCAGATCGTAGTTGATGACTAAAGGCAAGTTATCGATATCGATACCACGAGCCGAAATGCCAGTAGAGATAAGATATTTGATTTTACCTGCCTTAAAGTCAGCTAAGATCTGTTCACGGATAGCTTGCGCGCGGCCACTATGAATACAATCGGCTTGGATACCACGCTTTTCCAGCTGAGTAACTAGTTTAGCTGCACCATGCTTTGTCTCGATGAAGATCAGCGCCTGTGACCAGTCATTGTCTTGAATTAACTGACTTAACAATGCTGATTTTTTATCCTTGTCGACTGTGGTGATCCACTGCTCAATATCAGGCGAACCTTGGCTATCCTTGGTAACCGACAAATGGATACCATTAGGAATATACTCCTTAGCAAGCTCTCTCACCTGACGAGACAAGGTTGCTGAAAACATCAGGTTTTGCCGTTCTTCGGGTAAGCTGTCGATGATCTTAGTGATATCTTCGATAAAGCCCATATCTAACATACGATCGGCTTCATCTAACACTAACAACGCTATCTCATCAAAATGGATAGCTCTTTGGGTATAGAGATCCCTAAGTCGTCCTGGCGTTGCAACAACAATATCAACACCTTCAATAAGCTGTTGCTTTTGTGGCGCTAATTCGACTCCGCCATATATCACCATCGACTTTAGATCCAGATATTTAGCATAATCTTGAATGCGCTTGTGGACCTGGATCGCTAACTCTCGTGTTGGCGTTAAAATAAGTGCTCGTGCACGTTTCTTTCGTTGGGTTTCGCCGCCGGCCAATTTATCCAATATTGGCAAAACAAAGGTTGCAGTCTTGCCGCTGCCGGTTTGCGCCGCCGCAATCACACTTTTACCTTTTAAGGCTAATGGTATTGCCTCAGCTTGAATGGGTGTAGGCAAAGAGTAACCGAGATCGCCGATCGCCTTAAGGATTAGAGGGTTCAAACCGAGTGTAGAAAATGACATGTAAGATCTCAAAATGATGCTTTTACGTTGGAATTAGGCTAATTGAATTTCAAAGTTCAATTAGCCTAAGATCTGAAGAAACAGTATAACAGTTTTATTTAGTCACCATAATACTAGAAAGCGGCATCAAGAGTTACCCTGGGATATTAATCCCTAGTCTTGTTTTTTGTCTAACAAAACAGGCTTATGTTTGGTTAAGTTTAAGATCAACGCCCCAATAAGAACAGAGATAACGATATAGACTAAACGCATAAACTCAGCTGACAATGACTCACCCCCTTGATGTTTGATCACTTGGTAGGTCAACACGATAAAGTTAGTGAACAACAATTGGTAAATGCTTAAACGGCACTGCCTTTTGATCGCAAAGGACGCAAGTTGTAGCCCAAGCACAATAGTCACTCCCAGCAGGACCCATGTGGCAACCCCAAAGGTATATAGCAACAATAAGGGTAAGGTAAATAATATACCTACTGCGGTTGTCACTATCTTTGTTTGACTGAATGTGCGGTGATCATCTGGGTTTGGGATCTTAATCATACTACTGATCGTGATAGCTATCAGTATAGACTGGGCGCTTCCAGTGCCCATTAACGCGATTAAGACCAAACTCATTGCCGTAGCCTTAAATATAATAAGGCCAATATGAGTCTCTGCCCCTTCATTACTGACTTCATCAGGTAAAATATCTTGCTCATCACCAGGAAACAGCACAAAGCTCAAATAGGTAATAATTAGTGCTACGGCAAACGCTTTAAACATCAACCACGGCAGCATATCAATCGGCACCCCAAACTGCTTGCTCAATACCGTCATTATGATAACCACCAAACAAACTAAGGTTGATATCAAGTCTTTTGGATCATGATGGCTTCGATAAAAACACCAGAACAGCATCGACCAACAAAAAAGTGCATACCCAGTAGGCGAGTCAATCAATAAACCACCAAGAAACACAACACCAAAACTGACAAACATCAGCACCAAAAAGAGTTTTAACAACATATTAAGCGGCGGCTTTGATGGCATTATCGTCAAAAAAATAACAACAAATATCGGCGATAAAATAGGCATGGCAATTCCATGAAACTGCTGATAAAACAGCAGTATCACTGGAAACAGCACCAACCTAATAATCGAATTCGCTGGACTACGAAACATAAGTCCACACACTCAATATATTCATCCAAATTCCAGCCAACCATTCGCCAAAGGAACTCTGCTCGGTAAAGAACGCCACAGTGGCTTGCGACCCATATCGAATATTTTTAGGAACGTCACCATTTTCGAACACAATATTAACTGGATAGCGCTGCGCTTTGATTGAGCTAGTATCCGCTGTCAGAAAACCGGTTGATTGATCAATATCATTGCTCCCACCAGTCCCCCAGCCAATACTGTCGACCTTACCATTAAGCACTCTTCCAGGTAAGGCATCGAGTACGATCTCCACTCGATTACCCACACGGATATGCTCAAGAGAGTTCTCTCTTACCAATGCAGATATCCATACACCACGAGGATCAATAAAGGTCAGTAATGGGAAACCGACTGCGGCATTTTGACCTTCGGTGAGTTGAAGATTTGTAACAACGCCTCTAGAAGGTGCGCTTACTTGGGTTTTTTGTAGATCAAGTTGTGCCTTCTCTAGCGCTGCCATTGCGGCCAAAATCTGTGGATTATTCTCACCTGCAGGCCCAAGGCTCTGCTTGGCTTGGATAAGTGATGCTTCTGCCGCTTCAAGGTTAGCTTGGGTACGATCACGCGCTTCAATCGCATTATCAAGCTCAGCCTTACTTAACACCCCTTGCCCAGCAAGTTCGCTGATCCGAGATGCCTGTTCTCTGGCATTATTACGTGCAGCCAAGGCGTCAACGACTTTCGCTTGAGCCACTTCGACTGCCGCCGTGCTAGCACCTATATTTTGTCCCGCTGTAGCAAGGTTGGCTTGGGCAGTTTGCAGGCTTATCTGATAGTTTCTTGGATCTATCTTAAACAACGGTTCACCAGCCTCGACGATTTGGTTATCCTTAACGCTGACATCGATAATATTGCCCGAAACCTCGGCAGCAACCCTAACCAAATAGGAATGCACTCTCGCCTCGCCAGTCATTGGTGTTACCCGATCGGCCCACAAGCTGTAGAGCCAGATCCCGACGATCAATCCAATGATATAGAAACTCATTTTTCGAGATGATTTTTCTGCTACAGACATGGTCATATACTCTTTTGCGTTTAGTCTAACATGGTAGATTCAGCTCAAAGTGGTATCAAGTCACTAGGGGCTATAGATCTTTGCCAGTTGAATTTTGTTCGAGATGAAAACGTTTGAATTGAGACGAGTGGATTACTGCTTAATAAGCTAAGCTAAATACCCAAGAATCTCGCAGCAAAAACAACCTTGAAAGATCAACAAACCCTAGCCACAACACCTGAACTAACATCTTGTTAAAAATAAAATTTGTAAACATATTTGTAAACTACTCCGAGCTAAAAAGCTAACGCCAACTATCATTAATAAGCTCAGCCTAAATAACCCTGAAACAACAGAAGCCATGGTTATTGGCTGATGGCTAACTTATACGTTGTCACAGAATAAAATTAAATTTAAGCTGAACTCACTTAAAAATAGGAAAATATCAACAGAAGTTTCTAAATTTGACTTAATTAACTACTATTATTGTTCAATAGCAGCTTTTAAATTAGCTGAAGGTGAAGGAAATCAATGGAATGAACATCCCATCTCGCTACTTTTCGAGGCCGATGCCACAAGGTTTAACCGATACGCTTCCCCTCTGGCGTCGCCTTATCTTCAAACGGTTATTTGGATTTCTAGCACTGCTGTGTGTTCCAGTTTATTTTACTAGCATCTACTTATGCATAGCGGCAGATCTTTGGTCAATGGCGGTCTTTGATACCCTAGCCTACGGGGTATTGCTATACATCTTATTGTCAAAGACCTTATCTGAGCGTAACCGATATATGACTGGGTGTTTACTGGCATATTGTATCGGTTTTGCCTTTCTGATCACGATAGGCCCAACAGGTGCAGGTTTTTTTTGGTTATTCCTTTTTCCTCCACTAACAGCCATTCTACTTGGGAAAAAGGCCAGCATTTTTGCACAATTTCTGAATATTTCTTGCTTATTGATTGTCGGAATCGCCTTTCACCTTGCGCCACTTAATTGGCCACAAACCGAAGGCTACACCAGCTTTATCTGGTTTGTTGTCAGTATCAATTTTATTGTCACCAATGCCATGGTTACCCTATCGACCTCATTTTTACTCGGTAAATTAACACGCTCCCTTGAATCAACCTTAGCCTCAAGAGAGGCAACCGTCATGGGACTAGCCAAATTAGCCGAATACAGAGACAATGAAACTGGGGCGCACCTCATTAGAATGCAGCATTATGCAAGCATGCTGGCCACCGAACGCAAAAATGACGAAGATACACCACAAGAGTTGACCGACGATTTTATTCATGAGATCACCCTGTCTTCGATATTGCATGACATAGGCAAAGTCGGCATATCAGATGCCATATTATTGAAACCCGGTCGCCTAACGCCTGAAGAGTTTGATCAAATTAAAGCTCACCCCACCATAGGTGCAAGCGTACTAGAAAGTCTGTTAAGTTACGCCCCACAATGCAAATTCATCCAAATGGGTAAAGATATAGCGGGTGGACACCACGAAAAATGGGATGGCTCAGGCTATCCCAAAGGGCTAGCAGGAGATGCGATTCCTTTATCTGCTCGTATCGTGACGTTAGTCGATGTTTATGATGCTCTGACCTCCCCACGTTGTTATAAGCGGCCCTTTAGCCACCAAGAGGCAATGTCGATCATAGTCGAGGGTAAAGGATCGCACTTTGATCCCAAGTTGGTTGAAAGCTTTATCAGAATTAATAAACAGTTTGAACAACTATCAAAAACTTCATTAGAGGAGTAGCGCTCCTTAGACTGCAAATCCACTGCTATCTTCTAGCATCACTTCCTCGTACATGACAATTGATTGTTATCCCGATCGCCCCAGTCTGAATACGTATGCAGATAATTGCTTGCACGCGCCGTTAGCTTCTACCATGGACTCAGCAAATAACGATAAAAACAATGACCACGGAGTGTCTATGCCACCCTTTACCAAAAAACCAGTAAAACAAGATATTGCCCAGTCCCCCAAGAGGATTTCGAGCCTAGCACTGACCCTATTACTAAGTATTGGTTTCATCACTTCATCGGGTATAGTGACAGCAAAAACTCTCGTGGTTAACTCGCCAAATAAGCAGATACAGCTTGAACTAACTGACGACAATCAACGCCCTGAATATCGTGTGCTATTTCACGGCCAGCCCATTATCAATAGTTCAAAGCTTGGCTTGGTATTTCAATCCTTAGGCGAATTTGGCGCTGAGTTTCTCATAGGAGATAGTCACGCCACCGAAGTGAACAGTAAATGGCAACAACCTTGGGGAGATCGCGAATGGGTCATTGATAAACATCATGGCTTAAGCACGCAATTGAGTAATGGTAAATACCACTTTTATGTCGACATTAAAGTTTTCGATGATGGGATTGGTTTTCGGTATAGGGTGCCTAAGCAAGGAGTACTTGAGGCTCTCAATATCACCCAGGAGTTAACCGAGTTTTCAATAGCACAAGCTAACAAGGCAACGGCTTGGTGGATACCTGCGCGTGGCTGGAATCGATACGAATATCTGTACAACAAGACTCCACTAACTGAGATAGACAGGGTACATACCCCGTTTACCTTTAAACTTGAAAATGGCGTGCACATGAGTATTCATGAGGCTGCGCTAGTCGACTACGCCGCCATGACCTTAGATCAACGTAGAGACGGGATCCTTCGCGCCGATCTTACACCTTGGTCAGACGGTCTAAAAGTGAAAACTCACGCTGGATTTTCAACCCCGTGGCGAACCATTCAAATAGCTGATAACGCTACTGGTCTGCTTAATTCAGATCTAATCTTAAACCTCAACGAACCCAATAAACTCGGTGATGTTACTTGGGTTGAGCCTGGAAAATATATGGGTATTTGGTGGGGAATGCACCTCAATGAAAACACTTGGGGATCGGGCGATAAGCACGGCGCAACCACCAAAGAAACGAAGCGATACATGGATTTTGCTGCCGATAACGGCTTTGCGGGTGTATTGGTTGAAGGCTGGAATACCGGTTGGGATGGCAGCTGGTTCCATAATGGCGATGTGTTTAGTTTCACAGAGACTTACCCAGATTTTGATCTACCCGAAATCGCGGCCTACGGGGCGAATAAGGGGGTACGGTTAATTGGGCATCACGAAACATCGGGCTCGGTGACCAACTATCGTAAGCAGATGAATGAGGCTTACGATTTGTATGAAAAGTATGGCGTGACGCAAGTTAAAACAGGTTACGTCGCCGATGGTGGCGATATCAAACGCGTCGATGATAATGGCATCATTCGACATGAATGGCACGACGGTCAGTTTATGGTCAATGAATACCTACACAGCGTAACCGAGGCCGCCAAACGCCATATCAGCATCAATACCCATGAGCCGATTAAAGATACAGGACTTCGCCGCACCTACCCCAATTGGATAAGTCGTGAAGGCGCCCGAGGTCAAGAGTTTAACGCATGGGGAACACCGCCGAACAACCCGTCTCACACAACCACCCTCGCCTATACTCGCATGCTCGCAGGCCCTATGGATTTTACGCCGGGGATCTTCGATCTCGCGCCAAAAGGGTTAGATGCCGTCAATCGAGTCCAAACCACATTGACGAAACAGCTAGCCCTCTATGTCGTGCTTTATAGCCCAATTCAGATGGCAGCCGATCTCCCTCGTAACTATGCAAAGCATCCTGACGCCTTTAAGTTTATTCAAGATGTGCCAACCGATTGGCAGCAAAGTATCGCGCTAGCAGGCGAAGTGGGTGAATATGTTGTTTTTGCCCGTCAAGAGCGAGGCGGTAAAAGCAACGGAAGTGACTGGTACCTAGGTGCAATAACCGATGATAACGCCCGAATAATCGAGATCGATTTAGACTTTCTTGAGCCAAACAAACGCTATGAAGCGCAGATCTACCGTGATGGTGATAAGGCTAACTGGCGAACGAAGCCCTACGATTATGTTATCGAAACTCAGGTAATTAACGCAAAAGATAAACTCACCTTAAGCCTGGCAAGTAGTGGGGGCACTGCGATTCGCTTTAAGGCACTCGATTAACCCTAAGCACTTAATACTATGTACTTAATACGGGCCCCTTAACACCAGGCAGTTAACACCAATCGGTTAATACTAGCTAAGACTCCCGATGCGTTCGCGGCCAGCGAGCTGCATCGGGAGCCACCAGCTGATGATCCTCTTCGCGGCACTCATTCTGCAGTCCCCTTATCCTCACAGCAACTATTACCAGCAAAGCAACTATCACCTGCAAAGCAATTATCACCTTCACAAAGATCAGCACCGCAGCAACATCTGCTAACTTTTTATCTGTTATTTTTTGTACCCTTATTACTCGTTTTTGATACTGTAACTGTTAATTTACTGCGCCTAATGTACCCCACATCGATAATGAACGATGTACTTACAAACAATATCGACAGAACTTATCTACAAATAAATGAGGTAATGATGAACATTCGCCCCACTAACCGCCGATTTGCTGCGCTATTACTGCTTTCACCTTTTTGGGTCACCCCTTGCTTAGCAACGGCGACCGTATCATCACAACAACTCGACGTCCCGCAGATGGCACCTTCAAACGAAGATTTACGCCTTTATGATATCGCCACCGCAACCCAAAGCGATCGCATCATGAGTGACATTCAAACCTTAGTCGATTTTGGTACGCGCCATACTCTGTCTGATACGACGTCAAATACTCATGGGGTCGGCGCCGCTCGCCGCTGGGTGAAGGCCGAGTTTGAGCGCATCTCTACGCAATGTGGCAATTGCCTCGATGTCATTGAAGTGGGCGCAAAGGTCTCTGGTAAACGTATTCCCACTGACACCCAAGTGGTCAATATCATCGCCATTCAAAAAGGTAAATCGGATCCTAATCGCGTTGTGATGATGAGTGGTGATATCGATTCACGGGTGAGCGATGTGATGGACTCAACCTCTATCTCTCCTGGTGCTAACGATAATGCCTCCGGCGTAGCTGGCGCGTTAGAAGCCGCTCGGGTGTTATCAAAATATCAATTTGAAGGCACCATTGTTTATGCGGCGCTTTCAGGTGAAGAACAGGGCTTATATGGCGGCGCAGCACTTGCTGATTATGCCAAAACCCAAGGCTGGCAAGTAGAAGCTGTGCTTAACAACGATATGATAGGTAACATCGAAGGGATCAACGGTGTGGTAAGTAATCATACGGTACGCGTGTTTTCAGAAGGCGTGCGCATAGCTGAAACGCCTAGCGAAGCAAAAGAGCGTTATTTCAGTGGTGGCGAGAACGATTCTGCCTCACGTAATCTTGCTCGTCATATTAAGTCCCTTGCCGATCAATATATGACGAATCTGGATGTGAAATTAATCTATCGCTTAGATCGTTTTGGTCGCGGTGGTCACCATTTGCCCTTCAATAAAGCCGGTTTTCCAGCGGTACGAATAATGGAAACTAACGAAAACTACAACCGACAGCATCAAGATATTCGAGTCGAAAATGGTATAGCCTATGGCGATGTCATCGAGGGCGTCGATAAGGTGCTTACGGCAAAACTCACCGCATTAAATGCGATTAGCCTAGCATCGATGGCTTGGGCACCCACACCGCCGAGTGACGTGAAGATCAGTGGTCAAGTCTCTGCTAACACGACCCTTAATTGGCAAAAATCGAACCAATCCAATGTGGCTGGCTACCGCGTGTATTGGCGTGAAACGACTGAGAGCGAATGGAGCTACAGTCGTTATGTTGGCAAGGTAGATCAATTTACTTTTAACAACTTGGTGATCGATAACTATCTGTTTGGCGTTGCCGCAGTGGGTAACAATGGCAACACTAGCCCAGTTGTATTCCCTGGCGCTGCGGGTCAGTTTTAGTACAAAGATCCCTTACGATAGATATCACAGCTGAAGGTATATGAGCGCTATGTTAGTGTTAGACATTGCGCTCTTAAGATAACATATTCATCGTTTTGTCCAATTTCCCTCCCCACTTCCCCCTGATTTAAGTTAACAACAGGCTACGCAAAAGTTAATGCATGATGATGAATACGTATGTAATCGGTTGTAGGTGAAATCGGCTCAGGGGTAACATGCAAGGGTGTTTAATTTCATGTTGTGAACTCCATATGGAATTGGCCAGGTCGAATCTATTCAGATTGAACGTGAACTGTTTCTCCTTCATTTGACTAGATCTAGAGTCTCTATCTGCTCATCTAGGCGACAGCCTTGAGAAAGTAGAACCCTAGCTTTTAGCGAATACCCGTTTAGGGAAGCGTGTATTCGCTTTTTTTTATCGAGACTCGGCCCTTAAGTTAAGCCTTTTGAAAACAGAGATGCTTAACGTAAGCTAGGCACAAAACCATGAAAGCTCAACAGCCCCTTATAATAACAAGAGAAAAATCGATGACTGACATTCGCTCAGATGATCAGCAAATTAGCTCCAAGCCCATGCTCAGCTTTTGGCAGATTTTCAACATGTGCTTTGGGTTTCTAGGGATACAGTTTGGCTTCGCGCTGCAAAATGCCAACGTTAGCCGTATCTTTCAAACCTTAGGTGCCTCGATAGATGATATTCCGATCCTGTGGATTGCGGCGCCGCTAACCGGATTATTGGTGCAACCTATCATAGGTTACATGAGTGATAATACCTGGGGGCGCTTGGGTCGTCGTCGCCCCTACTTTCTTATTGGGGCTATCTGCACCACACTCGCCCTTTTTATCATGCCGCACTCGCCTGTGCTTTGGGTTGCTGCTGGTATGTTGTGGATCATGGACGCGTCGATCAATATCGCCATGGAGCCGTTTCGCGCCTTTGTCGGCGATAACCTGCCTAACCAGCAGCGAGCCCAAGGTTATGCGATGCAGAGTTTCTTTATCGGCATCGGCGCTGTGGTTGCCTCGGCGCTGCCCTATGTATTGACCAACGACTTTAATGTCGCCAATACCGCGCCCGCTGGTGAAATTGCCGACTCAGTGCGTTACGCCTTTTACTTTGGCGGTGTAGTGCTGCTGCTAGCAGTGTGCTGGACTGTGTTTACAACCAAAGAATACTCACCACAAGAGCTTGCTAAATTTGAATCTCACGAGCAACTAGCTCGCCCAAACCAACATACCCGAACTTGGCAAACATACCGCAAAGCGGCGATTATCTGGAGCCTATTAGGCGCGGTATTAACCATGTTAGTTCTGGTTAAATCACTCGATAAGCAACTGTATATTCTTACCCTAGGCATTTTCGCTTTTGGGCCACTACAATGGTTTTGTAGCCATCGCTTACAACATCATAGCGACGTACATCGTGATAAGCAGGGAATGATATTCAGTGTTGTTGACTCACTATTTCATATGCCCAAGGCGATGCGTCAGCTTGCCGTGGTACAGTTTTTCTCTTGGTTTGCGCTGTTTTCTATGTGGATCTATACCACTGCAGCTGTAACCGACTATCACTATGGTACCCAAGATGTATTATCTAAGGCCTATAACGATGGCGCCGATTGGGTCGGGATGCTATTTGCGTCTTATAATGGTTTTTCAGCATTAGCGGCGTTGCTCATTCCCCTTCTCGCAATGGCAGTAGGACTAAAGTTTAGTCATTTAATCAACCTCTTCTGCGGCGGTCTTGGCCTCATTAGTTTCTATTTCATTAAAGATCCCAAGTTACTCTGGCTTCCTATGATAGGCGTAGGTATCGCATGGGCTTCTATTCTATCGATTCCGTACGCACTGCTCTCAAATGTATTACCTGCTGGAAAAA
Protein-coding sequences here:
- a CDS encoding DUF2955 domain-containing protein; amino-acid sequence: MFRSPANSIIRLVLFPVILLFYQQFHGIAMPILSPIFVVIFLTIMPSKPPLNMLLKLFLVLMFVSFGVVFLGGLLIDSPTGYALFCWSMLFWCFYRSHHDPKDLISTLVCLVVIIMTVLSKQFGVPIDMLPWLMFKAFAVALIITYLSFVLFPGDEQDILPDEVSNEGAETHIGLIIFKATAMSLVLIALMGTGSAQSILIAITISSMIKIPNPDDHRTFSQTKIVTTAVGILFTLPLLLLYTFGVATWVLLGVTIVLGLQLASFAIKRQCRLSIYQLLFTNFIVLTYQVIKHQGGESLSAEFMRLVYIVISVLIGALILNLTKHKPVLLDKKQD
- a CDS encoding HD-GYP domain-containing protein; the encoded protein is MNIPSRYFSRPMPQGLTDTLPLWRRLIFKRLFGFLALLCVPVYFTSIYLCIAADLWSMAVFDTLAYGVLLYILLSKTLSERNRYMTGCLLAYCIGFAFLITIGPTGAGFFWLFLFPPLTAILLGKKASIFAQFLNISCLLIVGIAFHLAPLNWPQTEGYTSFIWFVVSINFIVTNAMVTLSTSFLLGKLTRSLESTLASREATVMGLAKLAEYRDNETGAHLIRMQHYASMLATERKNDEDTPQELTDDFIHEITLSSILHDIGKVGISDAILLKPGRLTPEEFDQIKAHPTIGASVLESLLSYAPQCKFIQMGKDIAGGHHEKWDGSGYPKGLAGDAIPLSARIVTLVDVYDALTSPRCYKRPFSHQEAMSIIVEGKGSHFDPKLVESFIRINKQFEQLSKTSLEE
- a CDS encoding HlyD family secretion protein; protein product: MSVAEKSSRKMSFYIIGLIVGIWLYSLWADRVTPMTGEARVHSYLVRVAAEVSGNIIDVSVKDNQIVEAGEPLFKIDPRNYQISLQTAQANLATAGQNIGASTAAVEVAQAKVVDALAARNNAREQASRISELAGQGVLSKAELDNAIEARDRTQANLEAAEASLIQAKQSLGPAGENNPQILAAMAALEKAQLDLQKTQVSAPSRGVVTNLQLTEGQNAAVGFPLLTFIDPRGVWISALVRENSLEHIRVGNRVEIVLDALPGRVLNGKVDSIGWGTGGSNDIDQSTGFLTADTSSIKAQRYPVNIVFENGDVPKNIRYGSQATVAFFTEQSSFGEWLAGIWMNILSVWTYVS
- a CDS encoding DEAD/DEAH box helicase, giving the protein MSFSTLGLNPLILKAIGDLGYSLPTPIQAEAIPLALKGKSVIAAAQTGSGKTATFVLPILDKLAGGETQRKKRARALILTPTRELAIQVHKRIQDYAKYLDLKSMVIYGGVELAPQKQQLIEGVDIVVATPGRLRDLYTQRAIHFDEIALLVLDEADRMLDMGFIEDITKIIDSLPEERQNLMFSATLSRQVRELAKEYIPNGIHLSVTKDSQGSPDIEQWITTVDKDKKSALLSQLIQDNDWSQALIFIETKHGAAKLVTQLEKRGIQADCIHSGRAQAIREQILADFKAGKIKYLISTGISARGIDIDNLPLVINYDLPFPADEYVHRIGRTGRAGAQGQAISLVSKDDFKNLCMIESRLGHLLERREITGFVPRKAVPDSILNYVPKAKRDENGKRIVADPSLKTGSKSSSKSKLKPNFKAKPKPSSIAPTSAKSRSNANSVCQSDVSQDKPAFNPWTDSKK
- a CDS encoding alpha-amylase family protein; translation: MTHHRFTPLIALAAIAGAWLPFSLNAASKSAPTQALAPSADMTTEKPVIYQVFTRLFGNTNTTNKPWGTIADNGVGKFSDFTPLALESIHALGVSHIWYTGVPHHAVVNDYRNIGITLDDPDVVKGRAGSPYAVKDYYNVNPDLADKPANRLAEFEALIARTHQAGMKVIIDIVPNHVARNYHSLSNPKGVIDFGRQDNTALEYDKNNNFYYVVDTPFSVPDLQQPPLGGQPHPLVDGQFVESPAKWTGNGSRLAKPDANDWYETVKINYGVKPDGTFDFPHLPKGFDTKTAAEHFTFWNNISESEIPDSWKKFNQIAQYWLAKGVDGFRYDMAEMVPVEFWSYLNSQIKHVNPNALLLAEVYTPSRYRDYIHLGKMDYLYDKVGLYDTLKAIIQGQQSTSAIETDRLNVVDIASHMLHFLENHDEQRIASPEFASDPIKALPAMVVSTTLSNAPTLVYFGQEVGEDGSENAGFGQPSRTSIFDYVGVPAHQRYMNHGKFDGAMSSEEELKLRDFYAKLLNLSHQAPALLGEYTPLDDFNRQLTTSIEDKGDPKRYSQGYDDQTFAFARYSLQQKLVIVTNFSSEQAKILNLALPKPLIDKWQLKVGQYQMTDLLTDRVIKARLKVDQTNTHIALELAPLESLILQVEPE